A stretch of the Filimonas lacunae genome encodes the following:
- a CDS encoding TlpA disulfide reductase family protein, protein MKFRKSLLLAGYMFGQAVTGFAQFNQDAFKDASVQEITQRKDISQKDMESLVHYFRFKVKDEKRADELEGWLVKKNPKGPYARMMAFQYTQKGKSNADLIERGEAFLKAFPIAEWNNNPQGQEFIYYSTYRTLGAAYFDAKKFDKFNALALTGNFKTENELFRWNIMRAYVFKLVGYDSLYNIAKPHINDLVAKVKDGSYIEHGVFTAEKAQENADEQLDNELGIYIQLLNSLAKYKEALTYYQHFSAKGAYSHAEINELHMQQLEKVGQVQDIQPLLEKCVKANAVTPAMFDKLKALYQEKHKNLDGYEAYVASLRSVDEQKQLQEYAKEHFMNEEYRPFALEQAGGGMVRSSDWYDKIVVIDFWATWCKPCIAAFPGMQMLIDKYSKDSSVGVYMIGTMQYGDYKKKSEDYVKQQGFRFNLLHDAVNKETGEQDAVFKTFVPFFKSSAIPRKLVLKDGLIRYSTEGYSGSPSKLVDELSYVIETLKAEK, encoded by the coding sequence ATGAAGTTTAGAAAATCACTACTCCTGGCCGGCTACATGTTCGGCCAGGCAGTAACTGGCTTTGCCCAGTTTAACCAGGATGCATTTAAAGATGCTAGCGTGCAGGAAATAACACAGCGTAAAGACATTAGTCAAAAGGATATGGAATCGCTGGTACACTATTTCCGCTTTAAGGTAAAGGATGAAAAAAGGGCCGATGAGCTGGAAGGCTGGTTGGTAAAAAAAAATCCTAAGGGGCCTTATGCCAGGATGATGGCTTTTCAGTATACACAAAAAGGTAAGAGCAATGCTGACTTGATTGAGCGGGGAGAAGCGTTTTTGAAAGCGTTTCCTATTGCAGAGTGGAATAACAATCCGCAAGGGCAGGAGTTTATTTATTATTCTACTTACCGCACATTAGGCGCAGCTTACTTTGATGCCAAAAAGTTTGACAAGTTCAATGCACTGGCGTTAACCGGTAACTTCAAAACAGAGAATGAGCTGTTTCGCTGGAATATCATGCGTGCCTATGTGTTTAAGCTGGTTGGGTACGATAGCCTGTACAATATAGCAAAGCCGCATATCAACGACCTGGTAGCTAAAGTAAAAGATGGATCTTATATTGAGCATGGTGTTTTTACCGCAGAGAAAGCACAGGAAAACGCTGATGAACAACTGGATAACGAACTGGGCATATATATTCAGTTGCTCAACAGCCTGGCGAAATATAAAGAAGCATTAACCTATTATCAGCACTTCTCTGCCAAAGGCGCGTATAGTCATGCCGAAATTAATGAGTTGCATATGCAACAACTGGAAAAGGTAGGCCAGGTACAGGATATACAGCCATTACTGGAAAAATGTGTAAAAGCCAACGCGGTAACGCCGGCTATGTTTGACAAGTTGAAGGCTTTATACCAGGAAAAGCATAAAAACCTGGATGGTTATGAAGCGTATGTTGCTTCGTTGCGTTCTGTAGATGAGCAAAAACAACTACAGGAGTATGCCAAAGAACATTTTATGAACGAAGAGTACCGTCCTTTTGCTTTGGAACAAGCAGGTGGGGGAATGGTACGCTCCAGCGACTGGTATGATAAAATTGTAGTGATCGATTTTTGGGCTACCTGGTGTAAGCCTTGTATAGCTGCATTTCCCGGTATGCAAATGCTTATTGATAAATATAGCAAAGACAGCAGCGTGGGTGTGTATATGATTGGTACTATGCAGTATGGTGACTACAAGAAAAAGTCGGAAGACTATGTAAAGCAACAAGGTTTCCGTTTTAACCTGCTGCATGATGCTGTGAATAAAGAAACAGGCGAGCAGGATGCTGTGTTTAAAACCTTTGTACCCTTTTTCAAATCATCCGCTATTCCCCGCAAACTGGTATTAAAAGATGGATTAATAAGATATTCTACCGAAGGGTACTCCGGAAGCCCCAGTAAACTGGTGGATGAATTGTCTTATGTAATAGAAACACTTAAAGCAGAAAAGTAG
- a CDS encoding S41 family peptidase — protein MKVFAKSLIFTAALAGVAGIAGAQMNPREKMAAALKAIQENYVDSMSDERLTDAAIKGMIEVLDPHSRYFSREEGEQMNQMMSGSFTGIGIQYVMQNDSVYVTQVIEEGPAAGKGLLAGDRILSVDRASVTGKGFSNFEMMKKLRGEKGSTVSLQIWRRSVAAPFTIEITRGAIPDHSVKAAYMLDKQTGYIALRIFNLTTRKEVDEALTKLKLAGMKNLVLDLQGNGGGYVEAAIGVADEFLKKDQLVFYSMPQDRGKDYYYAGGFGQFNEGRLVVMIDQNTASASEILSGALQDWDRAVLVGRRSFGKGLMQKPVTLADGSILELTGARYYTPSGRSIQKPYHGAKYEENIATRFTSGELQNAAFIHFPDSLKYTTKVNKRIVYGGGGIMPDVYVPVDTLEYNEWMQEALNNGFINQVVFQYLDSSRATVLQQWPAFEKYATGFTVPEQLVTRVLANARQMQLAAPATNEIALHNMLALEIKAQLAAQLYGSNQYYLRIANTSNKSLQQAMELLSGTGRYAAILAPSPTVTKGK, from the coding sequence ATGAAGGTATTCGCTAAGTCTTTGATATTTACAGCGGCCCTTGCGGGTGTAGCTGGTATAGCAGGTGCGCAAATGAATCCCCGCGAAAAAATGGCGGCAGCACTCAAAGCAATACAGGAGAATTATGTGGATTCGATGAGTGATGAAAGGCTTACCGATGCTGCTATTAAGGGTATGATAGAGGTACTTGACCCGCATAGCCGCTATTTCAGCAGGGAAGAAGGCGAACAGATGAATCAGATGATGAGTGGCAGCTTCACCGGTATTGGTATACAGTATGTAATGCAAAACGACAGTGTGTATGTGACTCAGGTTATAGAAGAAGGTCCTGCTGCAGGTAAAGGCCTGTTGGCTGGTGATCGCATACTATCGGTAGATAGAGCAAGCGTTACAGGAAAAGGATTCAGCAATTTTGAGATGATGAAAAAGCTGCGTGGCGAAAAAGGCAGTACCGTCTCGCTACAAATATGGCGCAGATCGGTAGCAGCTCCGTTTACTATAGAGATTACGCGGGGGGCTATACCGGATCATTCTGTGAAAGCAGCTTACATGCTGGATAAGCAAACCGGCTATATCGCTTTACGCATTTTTAACCTCACCACCCGTAAAGAAGTGGACGAAGCCCTTACCAAGTTAAAACTGGCCGGCATGAAAAACCTGGTGCTGGACTTACAGGGTAACGGTGGAGGATATGTAGAAGCAGCAATAGGTGTGGCCGATGAGTTTTTGAAAAAAGATCAGCTGGTGTTTTACAGTATGCCGCAGGATAGGGGTAAAGATTATTACTATGCCGGAGGCTTTGGGCAGTTTAACGAGGGCAGACTGGTGGTAATGATTGATCAAAACACTGCTTCGGCCAGCGAAATATTGTCCGGGGCTTTACAGGATTGGGATAGGGCAGTGCTGGTGGGCCGTCGTAGCTTTGGCAAAGGGCTGATGCAAAAGCCTGTTACCTTAGCCGATGGTTCTATTCTGGAATTAACAGGAGCACGCTATTATACTCCTTCCGGCCGTAGCATTCAGAAGCCTTATCATGGGGCTAAGTACGAAGAGAACATTGCCACTCGTTTTACCAGTGGCGAACTGCAGAATGCAGCATTTATTCACTTCCCTGATTCATTGAAGTATACTACAAAGGTGAACAAGCGCATCGTATATGGTGGCGGTGGTATTATGCCTGATGTATACGTGCCTGTAGATACGCTGGAATATAACGAATGGATGCAGGAAGCATTAAACAACGGATTCATTAACCAGGTGGTGTTTCAATACCTCGATAGCAGCCGTGCAACGGTATTACAACAATGGCCTGCTTTTGAAAAATATGCAACAGGCTTTACTGTACCTGAACAACTGGTAACCCGTGTGTTAGCCAATGCCAGGCAAATGCAGTTGGCCGCACCGGCTACGAACGAAATAGCGTTACATAATATGCTGGCACTGGAAATAAAGGCACAACTGGCGGCACAATTATACGGCAGTAATCAATATTACCTGCGTATTGCCAACACCAGCAACAAAAGCCTGCAGCAGGCAATGGAATTGCTGTCGGGTACAGGACGCTATGCTGCTATTCTGGCCCCTTCTCCCACAGTGACTAAAGGAAAATAA
- a CDS encoding TlpA disulfide reductase family protein produces MKKLLYTAAFCMPLAVMAQDGYVIKGTVGKLGAPAVAYLYYKVDGKTVIDSTNLRAGKFEFKGKVNGIKEANIRLIHEPMVADPAMRPREDVFAFLIENKTLTITAKDSVKNAVIKGSQTNDDNKSVDAMLRPIYGRYELLNEEYKAQPQEKQSDKNYIASLEARADSIKNEILATKTQYVKTHMDRYMALMAFNSTLPPDFNAAEAEKTFKQFPEVLRNTDLGKELNGRITKLKTTQAGAVAQDFAQNDVNGKEVKLSDFRGKWVLLDFWASWCGPCRRENPNLLKTYNAFKDKGFTVLAVSLDKPGDKDKWLAAIEKDGLPWTQVSDLKGWDNAAAKMYDVDAIPMNFLINPEGKIVAKYLRGQDLDNKLKEVIK; encoded by the coding sequence ATGAAAAAGCTTTTGTATACCGCAGCCTTTTGCATGCCCCTGGCAGTAATGGCGCAGGATGGATATGTGATTAAAGGTACGGTAGGTAAATTAGGTGCTCCTGCGGTTGCTTATCTCTATTACAAGGTAGATGGTAAAACCGTAATAGATTCTACTAACCTGCGGGCAGGCAAATTCGAGTTCAAGGGGAAAGTAAATGGTATTAAAGAAGCGAATATCAGACTGATACATGAACCAATGGTGGCCGACCCTGCAATGAGACCGCGGGAAGATGTGTTTGCTTTCCTTATCGAGAACAAAACATTAACTATTACAGCTAAGGATTCTGTAAAAAATGCAGTTATCAAAGGCTCACAAACCAACGATGATAACAAAAGTGTCGATGCCATGCTACGTCCTATTTATGGCAGGTATGAACTGTTGAACGAGGAATACAAAGCACAGCCGCAAGAGAAACAAAGTGATAAAAACTATATCGCAAGCCTGGAAGCACGTGCCGATTCTATTAAAAACGAAATACTGGCTACCAAAACGCAATATGTAAAAACGCATATGGACAGGTATATGGCCCTGATGGCGTTTAACTCTACATTGCCACCCGATTTTAATGCAGCTGAAGCTGAGAAAACCTTTAAACAGTTTCCGGAAGTATTAAGAAATACAGATTTAGGTAAAGAACTGAATGGCCGTATTACCAAGCTGAAAACTACACAGGCTGGTGCTGTTGCGCAAGACTTTGCTCAGAACGATGTAAATGGTAAAGAAGTGAAGTTGTCTGATTTCAGGGGTAAATGGGTGTTGCTGGATTTTTGGGCCAGCTGGTGTGGACCTTGCCGTCGTGAGAATCCGAACCTGTTAAAAACCTACAATGCTTTTAAAGATAAAGGGTTTACCGTACTGGCTGTGTCTTTAGACAAACCAGGAGATAAAGACAAATGGTTGGCTGCTATTGAAAAAGATGGTTTGCCATGGACACAGGTATCTGATTTAAAAGGATGGGATAATGCAGCTGCTAAGATGTATGATGTGGACGCTATTCCTATGAACTTTTTAATCAACCCTGAAGGAAAAATTGTAGCTAAATACCTGCGTGGTCAGGATTTAGATAACAAACTGAAAGAAGTGATAAAATAG
- a CDS encoding glycerophosphodiester phosphodiesterase codes for MKNKLMITGILALSIVSGVQAQGQKRSNKKRMPMNFESNIIVAHRGAWKKNSLPQNSIASLQHAIELQCTGSEFDVHMTADDSLVINHDPEFAGKTIEKSTYAELTATVLSNGEKLPTLREYLLAGKQQKTTRLVLEIKPSVISKERSLQLTDKVMQLVKDLQVSPWIVYISFDYDVVKKVHALNPNAPVQYLEGNKTPAELKADGITGADYHYSVFQKHPEWIKEAKELGIVLNAWTVNDANIMDWLLENKFDFITTNEPELLAERIAVKK; via the coding sequence ATGAAGAATAAACTGATGATTACCGGTATACTTGCGTTAAGTATTGTTTCCGGTGTACAGGCACAGGGACAAAAAAGATCTAATAAGAAAAGAATGCCCATGAATTTTGAATCCAATATAATAGTAGCCCATAGGGGGGCATGGAAAAAAAATAGTCTTCCACAAAATTCTATTGCTTCTTTACAGCATGCTATTGAACTGCAATGCACTGGTAGTGAATTTGATGTGCATATGACGGCTGACGATTCGCTGGTGATTAACCATGATCCTGAATTCGCCGGTAAAACCATCGAAAAAAGCACCTACGCCGAGTTAACGGCCACCGTATTAAGTAACGGCGAAAAACTGCCGACCCTGCGTGAATACCTGCTGGCTGGCAAGCAACAAAAAACAACCCGCCTGGTATTGGAAATTAAACCTTCTGTTATCAGCAAAGAACGTTCACTGCAACTGACCGATAAAGTAATGCAACTGGTAAAAGACCTGCAGGTAAGCCCCTGGATAGTATATATCAGCTTCGATTATGATGTAGTAAAGAAAGTTCATGCACTGAATCCAAACGCCCCTGTACAGTACCTGGAAGGCAATAAAACGCCTGCTGAACTGAAAGCTGATGGCATTACAGGCGCTGATTATCATTATAGTGTGTTTCAGAAGCACCCGGAATGGATTAAAGAAGCGAAGGAGCTGGGGATTGTATTAAATGCCTGGACTGTGAACGATGCCAACATAATGGATTGGTTATTAGAGAATAAGTTCGATTTTATTACCACCAACGAGCCGGAATTACTGGCTGAGCGTATAGCGGTGAAAAAATAG
- the rplK gene encoding 50S ribosomal protein L11, translated as MAKEIATYVKLQAKGGQANPAPPIGPALGSKGVNIMEFCKQFNARTQDKMGKILPVLLTVYTDKSFDFVIKTPPASIQLLEAAKIQKGSKESNRNKVGKVTWANVEAIAKDKMSDLNCFTLESAMKMVAGTARSMGITVDGNAPWEN; from the coding sequence ATGGCAAAAGAAATTGCAACGTACGTGAAGTTGCAGGCTAAAGGCGGTCAAGCCAACCCTGCTCCACCAATCGGTCCTGCACTGGGTTCCAAAGGTGTTAACATCATGGAATTCTGTAAGCAGTTCAACGCGAGAACTCAGGATAAAATGGGAAAGATCCTTCCTGTTTTGTTAACTGTTTACACTGACAAGTCTTTCGACTTCGTAATCAAGACACCTCCCGCTTCTATCCAATTATTGGAAGCTGCCAAAATTCAGAAAGGTTCTAAGGAGAGCAACCGTAACAAAGTAGGTAAAGTTACCTGGGCTAATGTTGAAGCTATTGCTAAAGACAAAATGTCCGACTTGAACTGCTTCACGCTGGAAAGCGCAATGAAAATGGTTGCAGGTACAGCACGTAGCATGGGTATCACTGTTGATGGTAATGCTCCGTGGGAAAACTAA
- the rplA gene encoding 50S ribosomal protein L1 — protein MASITKKRKVAEAKVDKNKSYSLKEATALVKDLNCTKFDSSVDIHVRLGVDPKKADQQVRGTVTLPHGTGKTKRVLVLCTPDKEADAKAAGADFVGLDEFIQKIEGGWTDVDVIVATPSVMPKIGKLGKVLGPRNLMPNPKTGTVTNDVAAAVNEVKGGKIAFKVDKAGIIHASIGRISFAPEKLAENSQELINAIVRLKPSAAKGTYVKGVSMASSMSPGITIDTKSVQN, from the coding sequence ATGGCAAGTATTACTAAAAAAAGAAAAGTAGCGGAAGCGAAAGTTGATAAAAATAAATCGTATTCCCTGAAAGAAGCTACAGCGTTAGTGAAAGATCTGAACTGCACTAAGTTTGACAGTTCAGTAGATATTCACGTTCGTCTGGGCGTTGATCCTAAAAAAGCTGATCAGCAGGTACGTGGTACTGTTACCTTACCTCATGGTACTGGTAAAACAAAGCGCGTACTGGTTCTGTGTACTCCTGATAAAGAAGCGGATGCTAAAGCGGCTGGTGCTGACTTCGTTGGCCTGGACGAGTTTATCCAAAAAATTGAAGGTGGCTGGACTGATGTTGACGTTATCGTAGCTACTCCATCTGTAATGCCTAAAATCGGTAAATTAGGTAAAGTGTTAGGTCCTCGTAACCTGATGCCGAACCCTAAAACTGGTACTGTTACCAACGATGTGGCAGCAGCTGTAAATGAAGTAAAAGGTGGTAAAATTGCTTTCAAAGTTGATAAAGCAGGTATCATCCACGCTTCTATCGGTCGTATCTCTTTTGCACCTGAGAAACTGGCAGAAAACAGCCAGGAGCTGATTAACGCTATCGTAAGATTAAAGCCTTCAGCAGCAAAAGGTACCTACGTAAAAGGTGTAAGCATGGCTTCTTCTATGAGCCCAGGCATCACCATTGACACTAAATCAGTTCAGAACTAA
- the rplJ gene encoding 50S ribosomal protein L10 — MNKDQKNEVIELLKEKFSQYNNFYVTNTESLTVAQITQLRRTCFDKQVEMKVAKNTLIRKALESIDAEKYSGMYESLNNVTALLFSENPKEPALILSSFRKASNGAKPELKAAFINGDIYSGDANLKALTQIKTKNELIGDVIGLLQSPAKRVLAALLHHHEKQAEGTTAAAE, encoded by the coding sequence ATGAATAAAGATCAAAAGAATGAAGTGATCGAGCTTCTGAAAGAGAAGTTCTCTCAATATAACAACTTCTACGTTACTAACACAGAATCATTAACTGTAGCGCAGATCACACAATTACGCCGTACTTGCTTCGACAAGCAAGTAGAGATGAAAGTGGCTAAAAACACTTTAATCCGTAAAGCGTTAGAGTCTATCGATGCTGAGAAATATTCTGGTATGTATGAGTCTCTGAACAACGTAACTGCGTTACTGTTCTCTGAGAATCCTAAAGAACCAGCTTTGATCCTGAGCTCTTTCCGTAAGGCGAGCAATGGCGCAAAACCTGAGTTAAAAGCAGCTTTCATCAATGGCGACATCTACAGTGGTGATGCAAACCTGAAAGCGCTGACTCAAATCAAAACCAAAAACGAACTCATCGGAGACGTTATTGGTTTACTGCAATCTCCTGCAAAACGCGTTCTGGCTGCTTTATTGCACCATCACGAGAAGCAGGCAGAAGGCACAACTGCAGCTGCAGAGTAG
- the rplL gene encoding 50S ribosomal protein L7/L12, with translation MADIKALAEQLVALTVKDVQELADFLKSEYGIEPAAAAVVVASGDAAPAAAEKTAFDVILVSGGASKLNVVKIVKELTGLGLKEAKDLVDGAPKPIKEGVSKAEADELLAKLKDAGAEVEIK, from the coding sequence ATGGCAGACATTAAAGCTTTAGCTGAACAATTAGTAGCGTTAACAGTAAAAGACGTTCAAGAATTAGCTGATTTCCTGAAATCTGAATACGGTATCGAACCAGCTGCTGCTGCAGTTGTAGTTGCTTCTGGCGATGCTGCTCCTGCAGCTGCTGAGAAAACAGCTTTCGACGTAATCCTGGTTAGCGGTGGTGCTAGCAAACTGAACGTAGTTAAAATCGTTAAAGAATTAACTGGTTTAGGTCTGAAAGAAGCAAAAGACTTAGTTGATGGTGCTCCTAAGCCTATCAAAGAAGGTGTATCTAAAGCAGAAGCTGATGAATTATTAGCTAAACTGAAAGATGCTGGTGCTGAAGTTGAAATCAAGTAA
- a CDS encoding DUF3667 domain-containing protein, translating to MAHHKERTEKNCLNCNAQIHGRFCHVCGQENKHPKDSFGHLLTHFVSDIFHFDGKFFSTVKYLLIRPGFLSHEYMRGRRVAYLDPIRMYIFVSAFFFLIYFNFLVGHDKKAEGYVTGKTMTAKQVAHTLEEQQRKVEKRMKKPITAHYRTELEHKLERIHADSALLAKDTALKSEIILQEDDGFIFFDSNVDYSSWEAYNESQRLLPEKDRDGWLARYIVKKEIESQSKYGSGHAMKEQFSEKFLHSIPQIFFVSLPFFALILQLLYVRKKQFYYVDHIIYTLHLYSAIFVLVFFQTVISHLAEATWNWISYLNIFLSLYTLYYGYKSLRVFYEQKRSVTVIKYIGLLILGLWLIILLFLAFAALSLIRL from the coding sequence GTGGCACACCATAAGGAAAGAACCGAAAAAAACTGCTTAAACTGTAATGCACAAATTCATGGCCGCTTTTGCCATGTATGCGGACAAGAGAACAAGCACCCGAAAGATAGTTTCGGGCACCTGTTAACCCATTTTGTATCAGACATTTTTCATTTTGATGGCAAGTTCTTCAGCACAGTAAAATACCTGCTTATCAGGCCTGGTTTTTTGTCCCACGAGTATATGCGGGGCCGCCGGGTAGCTTATCTCGACCCCATCCGGATGTACATTTTTGTGTCTGCCTTCTTCTTCCTTATCTACTTTAACTTCCTGGTAGGTCATGATAAAAAAGCAGAAGGCTACGTAACCGGTAAAACCATGACGGCGAAACAGGTAGCGCATACACTGGAGGAACAACAACGCAAGGTGGAAAAAAGGATGAAAAAGCCTATAACGGCACATTACAGAACAGAACTGGAACACAAACTTGAACGCATTCATGCCGATTCTGCACTGTTGGCCAAAGACACTGCCCTGAAATCAGAAATTATATTGCAGGAGGATGATGGGTTTATTTTCTTTGATAGCAATGTGGATTACTCTTCCTGGGAGGCCTATAACGAATCGCAAAGGTTACTTCCTGAAAAAGACAGAGATGGCTGGCTGGCACGGTACATCGTAAAAAAAGAAATAGAAAGTCAATCCAAATACGGGTCGGGGCATGCGATGAAAGAGCAGTTTTCCGAGAAGTTTTTACATAGCATTCCACAGATATTCTTTGTGTCGCTGCCCTTCTTTGCGTTAATTCTACAGTTGTTGTATGTGAGAAAAAAGCAGTTCTATTATGTAGATCATATTATCTACACGCTGCATTTGTATTCGGCTATTTTTGTGCTGGTATTTTTTCAAACAGTTATTTCACACCTGGCAGAGGCTACCTGGAACTGGATCAGTTACCTCAACATCTTTTTATCATTATATACACTGTACTATGGTTACAAATCGTTGCGTGTATTTTACGAGCAAAAAAGAAGTGTTACGGTAATCAAGTATATCGGGTTACTGATACTGGGCCTGTGGTTAATTATATTGTTATTTTTGGCCTTTGCGGCCTTATCGTTAATTCGTCTTTAA
- the mazG gene encoding nucleoside triphosphate pyrophosphohydrolase, which produces MSQSLSEQFLRLVQIMDDLREKCPWDKKQTIQTLRPLTLEETYELTDAITDENWQGIKEELGDVLLHILFYAKIGGEQQQFTLQQVIEGVCEKLIVRHPHIYGDVQVNNEEDVKRNWEQIKLQKEGKKSVFSGVPVSLPAVVKGARIQEKAAQVGFEWDNKEDVWKKVEEEMQELQEAVQSNNQAHVEEEFGDVLFSLINYARFLRIDAEGALEKTNKKFISRFMQMEEIATAKGKSLSEMSLPEMDAIWDEVKQKNKQLDTNA; this is translated from the coding sequence ATGAGTCAGTCGTTGAGTGAGCAGTTTTTGAGGTTGGTGCAGATTATGGATGATTTGCGCGAGAAATGTCCCTGGGATAAAAAGCAAACCATACAAACCCTGCGTCCGTTGACGTTGGAAGAAACTTATGAACTGACCGATGCCATTACGGATGAAAACTGGCAGGGTATTAAAGAGGAGTTGGGCGACGTGCTGCTGCACATCCTGTTTTATGCAAAAATAGGTGGAGAGCAGCAGCAGTTTACTTTGCAGCAGGTGATTGAGGGGGTATGTGAAAAGCTGATAGTGCGCCATCCGCACATTTATGGCGATGTGCAGGTAAATAACGAAGAGGATGTAAAACGCAACTGGGAACAGATAAAGCTGCAAAAAGAGGGCAAGAAATCGGTTTTTAGCGGGGTACCTGTATCACTGCCGGCTGTGGTGAAAGGCGCACGTATCCAGGAAAAAGCTGCCCAGGTTGGCTTTGAATGGGATAACAAGGAAGACGTATGGAAAAAGGTGGAAGAAGAGATGCAGGAATTGCAGGAAGCAGTGCAAAGTAACAACCAGGCACATGTGGAGGAAGAGTTTGGTGATGTGCTGTTTAGCCTTATAAACTATGCACGGTTTTTGCGCATAGATGCGGAAGGTGCATTGGAGAAAACCAATAAAAAATTCATCAGCAGGTTTATGCAGATGGAAGAAATTGCCACCGCAAAAGGAAAAAGCCTGTCTGAAATGAGCTTGCCCGAAATGGACGCCATTTGGGACGAGGTGAAACAAAAAAACAAGCAACTTGATACAAACGCTTAA